The following nucleotide sequence is from cyanobacterium endosymbiont of Braarudosphaera bigelowii.
TTTTTTGTAGAATTTTTTTTTCTAAATTAACTATACTTTCAGAAGCTTGAATGGATTGAGAGTGATTAATATGATTATCAAAAGACTTATCAACCACACTATCATTGGTTGACTTATGACTATGATGGCTAATATCTTTTGTTTCTCTCGTATTAAGTCTAGTTAGTGAAATATTACTGTGACTAGTACATCCACATGTTATACACATAATTTGCTACAACTCCATTTCTTTAATTTTTAGTTCTTGTCCCTGAATAATTTCTAGTTCAAAACTACCACAATGATTACATTTTCCATAAGGTTGAGACAACTTACTTTCTGTTTTACATTTGAGACATTTACCGATACCCTGAATCTCAATAATTTCTAAAACTGCTCCTTCTAATAAAGTTTCCTTACAACAGATATCAAAGC
It contains:
- the hypA gene encoding hydrogenase maturation nickel metallochaperone HypA, yielding MHELGITRNIVAIILEEANGKKVKRVTLEIGKLSAIIPDSIHFCFDICCKETLLEGAVLEIIEIQGIGKCLKCKTESKLSQPYGKCNHCGSFELEIIQGQELKIKEMEL